The stretch of DNA TTCTCGGGATTGGGAGCGGACTCAACTGCCTCATGCTGGCTGTCGACTGGTAGTGGTGGAAGGTCAGCCAGGCCACCCCCGCTGTTTGTTGAGAAAACTCATGACATTTCGAAGAACTCGTTCCAGATAAGCCCAGCTAACATGTCGCGTAACTACATCAGTGAGAGCCTCTCACACGATCCGATTCACGGATACATTCCGTTCATTTCGCGCGCGGGTCTCCCTGCGGGAGAGACAGCCGAGCAGGATATCATTGATCATCCGTGGGTCCAGAGGCTCCGGCATATTCATCAGTTGCAGACAGCCTGGTGGGTTTTTCCGGCGGCGGAGCACATGCGATTTCAGCATGTGATGGGTGCCATGCATCTGGCCTCTGTCGCCATTGATTACTGGTACGATTCACTGTGCGATGCGTGCCGCAATGTCCCTTCGCGGCCTTATGTCGAATCGCTCTTACGCATGGCGGCCCTGCTGCACGATGTGGGGCATGGGCCCTTTGGCCACTTCTTTGATGATCATTACCTGGCTCAGTTCGGTGTCACTCACGAAGATGTGGGGGGCGTGATTATCGAGCAGGAGCTGGGAGAACTGCTGCGGGGGATCCGGCGAAATCCGAAAGGAGAACTCAAGCCCCTGGAAGAACTCGATCCCCGGCAGATTTCGTGGCTGATCCGCCGGCCCAGGCCAGGTTCACCTGATGACGAAGGCCATCCCGACTGGCTCAAGAAACTGCGGGCGATGTTCAGCGGCATCTATACCGTGGATAACATGGACTTTGTTCTGCGCGATGCCTATATGACGGGCTACAACGTGCGGGCGTTTGATATCTCGCGGCTGCTCCACTATTCGTTCTTTACCCCTCAAGGCTTAACGATTCATATTCGTGGCTTACCCACGTTGATCAACTTTATCGAAACCCGTGCCAACCTCTTCCGCACGGTCTACTTTCATCGCACCGTGCGGGCCATCGATCTGGCGTTGGAAGATCTATTTCCCGAGACGATGCCACACTTGTTTCAAGGGAGCCCGATTGGTCAGTTGGAAAACTACCGCCGCTTGACCGAATCATCTTTTCTGGTCGATGTGGATCGCTTCTCGCAATCGACCGATCCTGCGACACGCCAGTTGGG from Planctopirus ephydatiae encodes:
- a CDS encoding HD domain-containing protein produces the protein MSRNYISESLSHDPIHGYIPFISRAGLPAGETAEQDIIDHPWVQRLRHIHQLQTAWWVFPAAEHMRFQHVMGAMHLASVAIDYWYDSLCDACRNVPSRPYVESLLRMAALLHDVGHGPFGHFFDDHYLAQFGVTHEDVGGVIIEQELGELLRGIRRNPKGELKPLEELDPRQISWLIRRPRPGSPDDEGHPDWLKKLRAMFSGIYTVDNMDFVLRDAYMTGYNVRAFDISRLLHYSFFTPQGLTIHIRGLPTLINFIETRANLFRTVYFHRTVRAIDLALEDLFPETMPHLFQGSPIGQLENYRRLTESSFLVDVDRFSQSTDPATRQLGERWQKILSREVHWKMATERTMGYYTSSAERMSIFSEPDLIEQRLRGRLPKDKKSIELRIDVARHYHRPSGRLPVGGQNHLFDPAASGITELSDDELFRQLPLSLSVFRVYSRDHANDKAITMALQSLLGDAGDAKTNM